Genomic DNA from Setaria italica strain Yugu1 chromosome V, Setaria_italica_v2.0, whole genome shotgun sequence:
AGGTGCCCAACGAGTTCTTGCTTGCCAGCGTCCTGCGGGCCTGCACGCAGTCCAGGGCTGTTCCTTTCGGCGAGCAAGTGCATGGCACAGCCTTCAAGCTTGGCCTGGATGTTAATCTCTTCGTTGGCACCGCGCTGATCAACCTATATGCAAAGCTTGTCTGCATGGATGCAGCGATGCGGGTGTTCCATGCCCTCCCTGCCAAGAACCCGGTCACTTGGACAGTTGTCATCACTGGTTACTCTCAGATTGGCCAGGGTGGACTTTCCCTAGACTTGTTTCAAAAGATGGGGCTTCAAGGTGTCCGTCCAGACAGGTTTGTGCTAGCAAGTGCTGTCAGTGCCTGCTCTGGGCTTGCCTTTCTGCAGGGAGGCAGGCAAATACATGGTTACGCTTATCGAAGTGCAGCAGGAATGGATGCTTCAGTGATCAACGCATTGATAGATCTTTATTGCAAGTGCTCCAGACCGTTAGTGGCTCGGAAGCTGTTTGATTGCACAGAGAACCATAATCTTGTGTCTTGGACAACAATGATCGCTGGTTATATGCAGAATTCACTTGATGCTGAAGCCATGGACATGTTCTGGCAGATGTGCCGGGCTGGATGGCAGCCAGATGTCTTTGCTTTTACAAGTATCTTGAATTCGTGTGGCTCATTGGAAGCTATATGGCAAGGAAGGCAGATACATGCCCATGCCATAAAGGCTAATCTGGAGACTGACGAGTATGTCAAGAATGCTCTCATTGACATGTATGCTAAGTGTGATCATTTAACTGCCGCAAGATCTGTATTTGATGCCTTGGCGCATGATGATGCAGTTTCTTACAATGCGATGATTGAAGGATATGCAAGGCAAGGTGATCTTAAAGAAGCGCTTCATATATTCCGTAGAATGAGATATTGCTCCCTAAGGCCAAACCTATTGACCTTTGTTTCGCTCCTTGGGGTGTCATCATTTCAGTCAGCTATTGAATTGAGCAAGCAGATTCATGGTCTCATCATCAGATCAGGAACTTCAGTAGACCTATACGTGGGGAGTGCTCTAATTGATGCCTATTCAAAATGTTCCCTCGTGGATGATGCCAAGGCTGTGTTTCTTATGATGCAAAACAGGGACATGGCCATCTGGAATGCTATGATATTTGGCCACGCGCAGAATGAGCAAGGTGAAGAGGCAGTAAAGCTCTTCAGCCAGCTTCGTGCCTCTGGGGTAACACCTAATGAGTTCACATTTGTAGCACTAGTAACTGTGGCAAGCAACTTGGCAAGCATGTTCCATGGTCAGCAGTTTCATGCTCAGATCATCAAAGCAGGTGCTGACATTAATCCTCATGTTTCAAATGCTCTTATAGACATGTATGCAAAATGTGGCTTCATTAAAGAAGGATGGTTGTTGTTTGAGTCAACATGTGGGAAGGATGTCATTTGCTGGAATTCCATGATTTCAACATATTCACAGCATGGTCATGCTGAAGAAGCCCTTAgagtcttccagctgatgagaGAGGCCGGAGTAGAACCAAACTATGTGACTTTTGTTGGTGTGCTAGCAGCATGTGCTCATGCAGGTCTTGTTGATGAAGGTTTACACCATTTTAACTCTATGAAAACAGAGTATGGTATTGAACCAGGTACCGAACATTATGCTTCTGTGGTCAACATTCTCGGCCGGTCAGGTAAATTGCATTCTGCTAAGGAGTTTATTGAAAGGATGCCAATCAAACCAGCTGCAGCTGTTTGGAGGAGCTTGCTGAGTGCCTGCCGTCTCTTTGGTAACGTTGAAATTGGGAGGTATGCTGCTGAGATGGCACTCTTGGTAGATCCGTTAGACAGTGGACCTTATGTATTACTGTCAAATATTTATGCCTCCAAAGGGCTATGGGCTGATGTGCAGAAGCTAAGATTGGGGATGGATTATGCTGGGATGATGAAGGAACCAGGTTATAGTTGGATTGAGGTGATGATGGAGGTTCATACGTTCATTGCAAGAGGTACAGAGCACCCACAGGCAGAATCGATATATGCAGTACTGGATAACCTGACGAGTCTACTGAAAGATTTTGGCTATCTTCCTGATACCTATGAACTTCCATTGCTTGGGGATAATGGTTAATGCTACTTGCTCAGTGGTTAGCAGTTACTTCCATGAGATGGACTATTCTAATTCGGTATCGACACAATATTGATTCCGGTATGACGAGGCAGTGATATAGTGGCTTTAGAATGTTACTGTGACTTACTgacttacaagttacaactgCCCATTCCAAAACAATCTCTCTGGTCAATGGTCACTACTTATGGACCAAGATGAGCATTGGAACGGATGATAAGATATTAAGAGAGAGATGGATAGAGAGAAAATCTGAGCAGTTTACTATTGACTCAGATCTTTGAGATTTGTAACTGCATAAAACAGTTGTTGGCTGTGAAGCTTCACCGATGCGCATAACTCAGGTAACGGCATCAGAGTTGCATTTGAAAAGTTAATAATGTTAAACTGATTCATTCACCGATAAGAAGATATTGTTTACAACTATTTCATTGGCCAGTAACTGAGGTAAACCTATGTGCTGTATTCTCCTGACTAACTGGTTTTCCCTGAGGCAAAACAAAAAGAGTTGTAAAATGGTTATTGATGATCAGGACAAGTGGAAGAACCTGTTGCAGACTGCAAGTATATCGCCATTTCTACAAGGACTTTTTGACTTCGCCTGGCGAAACCCAGGGACAGCATCCAAGCAAGCCTCCAGTCCCTGAAATTTCCATTGTAGGGAGGAGGGTGTCCAAAAGAATCTAGCAAAACTGTGCATATTCTAAACTCACGATTTGTAGTTTCATCCTAGTCTTGGCTAGATTTGGCCCTTGGAACCAGCTCAAACTTCGGTGTATTTCAACACGACCCAATGCTTATAGACCTATTTGTCAAAACATTTCAGTTCATGTGCTTCGTCGCTGGGCAGAACTAGGAGCATTAGTCTGGTGATTTGCAACTTGAGTCACCTTTACGTATTTGATTTACAATGAATCTTCAGGGACGATATAGTATTTGCACACTGTATTTGTGGACCCTTAAATCATTTTGGTCTGGCAAATATGTTAACCATGTCAACATGTAAAATTACAAGCTAAATTTTGTAGAAGAACACCTCAAAGGCTCAAACATGCTTATAATACCAAGTTTATTAAGAATATTAGGTAAATGCAAAATTACAAACAGTGAAACCGAGAGGTACAATGGGAGTTTGAGATAGAAATGTCAAGCAGCAGACAAAACATTATACAGCATTGCCTCTGTATCAAGTTGTTAACAGAGGGACTCAAAAGTTCATATTTGATGCCTGATCAAATCATCTCCCACACAGAGGTGCTTTAACTTTACTGTACAGATCTCCGCGGCCCATTGCTGTTGGACAGAGAGAATAGGAAGTCGCCATGGAGAATGGTTAATCCTCCAAGATGGATCATGGATCTCGCTGTGTCTTATCTAGTGTACATCCTGCTGCCTGCTAGTCAGTTTGCCCAGCCGCAGATGAATTTGCAACAGGGAGCCAGCCATCTGATGGCAACTTTAGCAGCGTTCCTACAATCAATATCCATATTGATTTATTTTATTAACACTGAGTGCTGCCTTTCTTTTTCTACGAACTAAATTACAATTACATGTGAGCTATACACAAGGAGGATGATAGGATGTACTCACAACTATTCGTGGGGAACGACGCATGTTACGTACCATGGAACCAGGGGATGCTGCTGATTGGGATGATAGTCCTTTCTTAGTAGGAATTTTCAGATTCTTTGACCGACTTCGAGTGTGCCTTTGGTTGGTGCTGTTTTCACTTCTGGAATCGAGTGATAAGGCTGAGAGTGATGAAGATGTTATGGATGACATGTCAGGGCAAAATGAGATTGCCGAAAGGTTTCCTGCAGAAAGCACAACCATAGTTCTGAATAAATAATATGATGACGAGTTAGTTGATACGTTTACAAAACAAATAATTAATTTAACActtcaaaaaaaatgaaaaaactaCCACAATACCATGCTCAATATTCCTGAACCTGGAACCTCGGTCATGATTGAAGTTGCATTAATATAGACATTCTTTTCTGAAACAGAATAGGTAATGAGAATATGTAGCATAAAGTACCACTAATTGTAGCAACCTGGAACCTCTCTCTCATGGTCCTCACAAATTTGTACAGATCATTGTTGCAGTTAAGATCCTTCACCAATTCTTTGGAGCCATCCACAAAGGGAACACAATGGACTACTGTTATCAACAAGAGAAAGAACTTCAACATCTATGCATAAATGTAAATCACTAAAAAGTATCAGACGATTCAGCTAAGAAACTTGTAACTCACAGATGTATCTTTCTTCAATAAGCTTTATGCAAAAAGAATACTCCCTGTCAGGACTTTGCACATCAATTTTGCTGAACACAAATTTGACCCCTAACAAGAAGGTATTTGTCAGACGCTATTGCATCAACCTAATATACTAGTTAACCATGCAACTAAATTTCCATTACCTTCTCCTCCAACAACTTGAAAACCAAGAAACTTATCGTACCACATGATCGCTTTCTCTAGGTTCTTGTCCCCTTTCGTATCATTCTCAGCTTCAAGGGATTCAATAGCTGCCATCAAAACAAGAGTACATAAGGCATATAGGACTCAGATTATGCTTATCCCAGGAAAATGTTCAAGAGAAAAAGAATCGAGTTCACAATAACAGAGATAAAGTGCATATATAAAAGCAAACCTAGAGCTGAATAAAGCAATAGTATCGCATATTGTGTAAGCATAGATTAAAAAGACTGTGCCATGGAAAGTGAATGGCAGAAATGGTGCCTACTTCACTTTATAATGATAAGGAAATATGATTTACCTTGGAGTTGGTTTGATATGGCATTCACATATTCATCTCTTCTAGCCCTCTGATCCATGACCAAGCTTCTAAGCTGCTCATTTGTTGCAGTGGTGTTGAGAATTGATTCGCTCATGAGCTTGTGTTTTGACCTTTTGCTGGTTTGGACTGCGGGGCAAAAACTTGGATGAGATGCGATAGACAATGTGGTCTAGTACGGGACCAAGCAGTAGCAAGAAAATAAACGAAGAAAACAGAAAATGCCCAAACGAATAATTAGCCATCTATTTCTATCTATGTATGACAAAAGGCAGTGAGAAATAGACGATGATACATTTCAGCAACCCGACTAAAAATCGCATGGAAATGAGGGAATGCTTGTGCTCACCGGAGAGGGCTTGTGCAAGATCTGCTTCTAATTTCCGGAGCTGTTGTTTTAGGTCATTGAGCTGTGCTGCATAACTCGGAAAACACACAGATGAGTAAAAGTAAATTTCCCAGATATTTCAGATTAAACAAATACTAGTGTTCATAGATAGTGATGACGGATTGTTGGGCTCCCTGGGCGCAGCGCAGTTGGAACGTACGGAAGTAGTAGTAGGAAGCAGGTGAGgagaaagaaggcatgcctCGGTTGGAGACGGTTTGGTTGGCGATGGAGCGCGCCGAGAGGAGGGCGGCGCTGAAGGCTGCGGCGGTTGCGGTGGCGCGCTCCTGGGCGTGGGAGATCCGGCGCTGGATGGCGGCGCGTTGGTCCTGCATCCTCCGGAGCAGATCGACGGCGGGCTCCGCCGCCATGGTGGTGGTGACTGAGATGAGAGAAATCGGCAGGCGGAGTGGCCGTTCAAAATTTTGGGGGGTCTTTTTACAATGAATGCTTCTTGTGTTCCTTCCCGTGGAAGCCTCCACCAAACACACACAACCGGGCCCCCCAGTCGGTCGTGTCGTCGTCTATTGGGCTGGGCTTTGTACCTTAACTGGGCTGGCCAAGCCAGCCAGCCCATTTAACTGGGGGTTGCAGCAGTTGCTtttcttcccctcccctcctcctccggccacGGCCACAGACTGCCGGCGAGATCCAGGATGTTCGGCCTccaggcgagcggcgcggcggcctcgtGGGTGGTGGGGCGGATGGGCACGGATGCGCACCTCTACGATGACCCTGACGACGCATCCATCCCCGCGCTCCTCGACTCCCGCTTCGACGCCGACAAGGTCGACGCACTCAAGCGCCTCCTCGCCCTCATTGCCCAGGGCGTCGACGTCGCCCACCTATTCCCGCAGGTCACTTCCCgtcgctcttcttcttctgctgctgctctcaCTGCTAAATTCAATTCACCCCCTGTGCTCTGTCACAAACAACAAACGCATTCCGCCGCCCAGGTCGTCAAGAACGTCGCGTCGCAGTCGCTCGAGGTCAAGAAGCTCGTCTACCTCTACCTCCTCCACTACGCCGACAAGTACGTAATCATCACCCACGATATCCCATACTACTACACTTCGGTCAGTATGCGGTTCTCACTTCTTTTCCTCGCTGTCGGCTCTGGCTCCAGGCGCCAAAACGAAGCCCTTCTTTCCATCAACATTTTCCAGAAGGATTTATCAGATATAAACCCACTAGTCAGGGCTTGGGCCCTGCGCACCATGGCTGGCATTAGACTGCATGTCGTTGCTCCCCTCGTCCTGGTTGCTGTCAAGAAATGCGCCAGGGATCCATCCGCGTATGTTCGAAAATGCGCTGCCTATGCACTTTCTAAGCTCTGCGACCTGCTTCCGGACCAAGCTACGACTTTACAGGAGGTTTGTCTACCATTACCACCTTCTTCTTTCTGCAATAACCTTACATACCAAACGCACCTCAAGCCTACTGCTGTTGCAGATTGTAGACATCTTGTTCGACGACAATTCCCCTGGAGTAGTGGGAGCTGCCGCTGTTGCATTCAAGTCGGTCTGTCCAACTTGTCTACCATTGCTGTCGAAACATTTCCGGAGGCTATGTCAGACACTCCCTGATATTGAAGAATGGACACAGATCATTCTTATTGACATCCTCTTGCGGTATGTAATAGCTAGGCATGGCTTGGTCGAGGATTCTTTACTCTCCGCTTCAAATTTATCTACGGAGGTTCAGGGTATCACGGAGTCGGGTCCTGTTGCTACCATGCCCACACAACCTGATTCTATCGGCAATGGGGTTTGTGGTACTATATCAAACATCATGCTATTCCGGCACTACATCGAAGAATATTCAGGTTTTCCTGACAGGCAAGGCAATAATTCGAGCTTTTCATCTGTCACCACTAACATCAACGATGACGTTGCACTTCTTTTGAAGTGTACATCACCTCTTCTATGGAGTCGAAATAGTGGAGTCATCCTTGCAGCAGCAAGTGTGCATTGGATCATGGCTCCTGTTGGGGATCTGAAGAGAATCATTGGCCCGATTTTGTTTACCCTGCGGTCATCTCCTGATGCAGCATATGCGGTACTTCTTAGATACTTCATTTTTTGTTAATGGCCATCTGAAATTTTTAGTGTCATACTCTAATAGTTCAGTATTAGGACTTTGCTTCATTCAGAATAGTCACTTCTTGATCAGATCATTTGAAGAAGTCCTAGTCTTTGTTTTGTTTAACAAAGAGCTTCTGTTCAAAGTGAACTTATGACCATGATTTAGAATTTCCACAAAAGGGTAAAGGAGGCTACCTGTAATTTCTCCATGACTTTCTCTTTCAGTGGCCCTGTGTGAGGGTAGAAATTTATAAATTGAACTTGAAATTGAGTTCCTCCCCCCAGAGTATTGAACATTAAGTTCTTTCTTGGCTTACAGGAGTTTGATAGTTTTCATCATGCAGTTTCTCACTTTGACCTGACCTTTCCTATTCTTCTGCTATTGCAGATGCTTGGCAACATACTAGTTTTTGCTAAGACAATGCCATCATTGTTTGCCCCGTTTTATGAGGACTTTTTTATAAATGCTTCAGATCCATACCAGACTAGGGCTTTGAAGCTTGAAATACTGACCACTATTGCCACAGAGCCATCCATTCCAGCCATTTTTGAAGAATTTCAGGTAATTTCTTGTAGATGCAATGAACAATAGTATATCTATCTCTTGGTTTTTGTTTTAAACTTGCAATGATGTATTTACGCCCCACATGAAATTTATAGTTGAACTTTTGCTAAATCTTAAGGTCACGTAATGTTAGTACATATTTGAAACATCTTTTTCAAAGACATGTTAGCTTTGCTTGTTTTGTTGTGTCAATGATTCATGCATGGTTCTGGAAATTATTTGTTGCTCTGTGCTTTGCTTGATGTCAAGTTCTCTAAAATGCACTCTTGGGGATTATCAAGGGAACTTTGAGTCAAATGGCAACTTAAAGTCAAATCAGCAAGATTTAAGTATTGCTATCCACCTGCAATTTGGTGAAGAATTTCAATTTTAGACAAAGTGGTGAATACTAAGTATTTGTCATTCTGTTAATGAATCTGGTGCTTTCTTTCTGCTACCAGGATTACATTAAAGATCCAGATAGGAAATTTGTAGCAGATACTGTTGCAGCTATTGCGTTGTGCGCCCAGAAACTTCCCTCTATTGCCACCGCTTGCCTTGAGGGACTTTTGGCACTTGTATTTTATGGTAATAATTTTCATCTATGAATATTTTGGTATAAAACATTCCTTTTGGAATTAATGTTTTATTTTGATCATCA
This window encodes:
- the LOC101768161 gene encoding pentatricopeptide repeat-containing protein At4g39530; translation: MNLAGPLSRAPSSVASSCQARSLAQTLLSCLAGDRLRRLLPAAHARAVVSEGLDDLFLANLLLRGYSKFGLLHDARRLFDGMLHRNLVSWSSAISMYAQHGGDEQALVLFAAFRKSFDEVPNEFLLASVLRACTQSRAVPFGEQVHGTAFKLGLDVNLFVGTALINLYAKLVCMDAAMRVFHALPAKNPVTWTVVITGYSQIGQGGLSLDLFQKMGLQGVRPDRFVLASAVSACSGLAFLQGGRQIHGYAYRSAAGMDASVINALIDLYCKCSRPLVARKLFDCTENHNLVSWTTMIAGYMQNSLDAEAMDMFWQMCRAGWQPDVFAFTSILNSCGSLEAIWQGRQIHAHAIKANLETDEYVKNALIDMYAKCDHLTAARSVFDALAHDDAVSYNAMIEGYARQGDLKEALHIFRRMRYCSLRPNLLTFVSLLGVSSFQSAIELSKQIHGLIIRSGTSVDLYVGSALIDAYSKCSLVDDAKAVFLMMQNRDMAIWNAMIFGHAQNEQGEEAVKLFSQLRASGVTPNEFTFVALVTVASNLASMFHGQQFHAQIIKAGADINPHVSNALIDMYAKCGFIKEGWLLFESTCGKDVICWNSMISTYSQHGHAEEALRVFQLMREAGVEPNYVTFVGVLAACAHAGLVDEGLHHFNSMKTEYGIEPGTEHYASVVNILGRSGKLHSAKEFIERMPIKPAAAVWRSLLSACRLFGNVEIGRYAAEMALLVDPLDSGPYVLLSNIYASKGLWADVQKLRLGMDYAGMMKEPGYSWIEVMMEVHTFIARGTEHPQAESIYAVLDNLTSLLKDFGYLPDTYELPLLGDNG
- the LOC101768824 gene encoding kinetochore protein spc25 isoform X2 — translated: MAAEPAVDLLRRMQDQRAAIQRRISHAQERATATAAAFSAALLSARSIANQTVSNRAQLNDLKQQLRKLEADLAQALSVQTSKRSKHKLMSESILNTTATNEQLRSLVMDQRARRDEYVNAISNQLQAIESLEAENDTKGDKNLEKAIMWYDKFLGFQVVGGEGVKFVFSKIDVQSPDREYSFCIKLIEERYILVHCVPFVDGSKELVKDLNCNNDLYKFVRTMRERFQVATISGNLSAISFCPDMSSITSSSLSALSLDSRSENSTNQRHTRSRSKNLKIPTKKGLSSQSAASPGSMERC
- the LOC101768824 gene encoding kinetochore protein spc25 isoform X1, giving the protein MAAEPAVDLLRRMQDQRAAIQRRISHAQERATATAAAFSAALLSARSIANQTVSNRAQLNDLKQQLRKLEADLAQALSVQTSKRSKHKLMSESILNTTATNEQLRSLVMDQRARRDEYVNAISNQLQAIESLEAENDTKGDKNLEKAIMWYDKFLGFQVVGGEGVKFVFSKIDVQSPDREYSFCIKLIEERYILVHCVPFVDGSKELVKDLNCNNDLYKFVRTMRERFQVATISGNLSAISFCPDMSSITSSSLSALSLDSRSENSTNQRHTRSRSKNLKIPTKKGLSSQSAASPGSMVRNMRRSPRIVERC
- the LOC101768824 gene encoding kinetochore protein spc25 isoform X3 codes for the protein MAAEPAVDLLRRMQDQRAAIQRRISHAQERATATAAAFSAALLSARSIANQTVSNRAQLNDLKQQLRKLEADLAQALSVQTSKRSKHKLMSESILNTTATNEQLRSLVMDQRARRDEYVNAISNQLQAIESLEAENDTKGDKNLEKAIMWYDKFLGFQVVGGEGVKFVFSKIDVQSPDREYSFCIKLIEERYILVHCVPFVDGSKELVKDLNCNNDLYKFVRTMRERFQVATISGTLCYIFSLPILFQKRMSILMQLQS